In one window of Vicia villosa cultivar HV-30 ecotype Madison, WI unplaced genomic scaffold, Vvil1.0 ctg.001461F_1_1, whole genome shotgun sequence DNA:
- the LOC131635257 gene encoding uncharacterized protein LOC131635257 — protein sequence MNNMKKGHKHTTTSPLDKIVFDKLALLLHQELNSSPRVPRARQTGSLPQLTSTSATNMLMKRASVGGKVCKRKYKDATRDGVCSSREPKDETKRIEKEKEKVQSSSDQRNQDMAYVENASVKEEGSRACVTAANSITSNVVSRTPALENSSPPSPREDCNLSSKRNSPRNISDDDTPTAGRPDHHTLPGLINDIMSKGRRMTYEELCGAVLPVWFFISVVLGVPTIVFWVLLTSALRAMVKHSKKRKYFIEPENLRKHNGER from the exons ATGAATAACATGAAGAAAGGGCATAAGCATACAACAACATCTCCACTTGACAAAATTGTGTTTGATAAG CTAGCTTTGCTGTTGCATCAAGAATTGAATAGTTCACCTCGTGTACCCCGGGCACGCCAAACAGGTAGCTTGCCACAACTAACTTCTACTAGTGCTACAAACATGCTAATGAAGCGAGCATCGGTTGGAGGAAAG GTATGTAAAAGAAAATACAAGGATGCAACTAGAGATGGGGTTTGCAGTTCTCGTGAACCAAAAGATGAAACTAAAAGGATagagaaggagaaggagaaggtTCAATCATCATCTGATCAAAGAAATCAAGACATGGCATATGTGGAAAATGCTTCTGTAAAGGAAGAAGGAAGTCGTGCATGCGTGACAGCTGCAAACTCTATTACAAGCAATGTTGTTTCCAGAACCCCTGCCCTTGAAAACAGCAGCCCACCTTCCCCTCGCGAGGATTGTAATTTGTCGTCAAAGAGGAACTCACCCAGGAATATATCTGATGATGATACACCAACAGCTGGAAGGCCAGATCATCACACCTTACCTG GCTTAATCAATGATATAATGAGCAAGGGCAGGCGCATGACATATGAGGAACTTTGTGGTGCTGTGCTACCGGTATGGTTCTTTATCAGTGTTGTTTTAGGGGTTCCTACTATTGTTTTttgggtcttgctaaccagtgccctcagggcaatggttaagcattccaaaaaaagaaaatattttatagaaccGGAGAACTTGAGGAAACATAACGGGGAGCGATAG
- the LOC131635250 gene encoding uncharacterized protein LOC131635250 — MAPPQYIINAHVFGETYDNEEVGFLFRNTEVKRFCLSRKANFSYFKGRLETKLAMGGVSQIFYQYRFLRGDNPVKFIQVEIKDDEDMQNMFANHEYSGYECIELYVTLPEVQTTQMVESQVIDALGDEQAEVDVVDEEEEAPEIEVDNLVNDESEDEPEVVVPRDQVHMPPVHMRNLNFDGDDEPSTDIFYDPYTQTDQRLKVGDRFRSKEACIMAIKRFHMANNVDFRVDRANVERYKIYCRNTDCGFRLHASYRKRSDSWVIGYISQDHTCVNTNVSQDHRKLSYDIICQEILPLVEKDPSLKVKTIISHIVATYNYTPSYRKAWLAKTKAIEVVYGNWEDSYKRLPHFLYALQIYAPGTVTILETLPAQSPDGTSLQGNIKDRALRKTLVNAGYALTQPTFQYYRQEIVAANPDAGRWVDSLAREKWTRSYDNGKRWGHMTTNLLESMNGVFKGIRHLPITALVEATYYRMASLFARRVIRFIHINPY; from the exons ATGGCCCCTCCACAATACATTATCAACGCTCATGTTTTTGGCGAGACCTATGACAACGAAGAAGTTGGTTTTCTGTTTAGAAACACTGAGGTTAAACGATTTTGTTTAAGCAGAAAAGCAAATTTCAGTTACTTCAAAGGGAGATTAGAGACGAAGCTTGCAATGGGTGGTGTATCCCAGATTTTTTACCAATATCGATTTCTTCGTGGAGACAACCCGGTCAAGTTTATCCAAGTTGAGATCAAAGACGATGAAGACATGCAGAATATGTTTGCCAATCATGAGTATTCTGGTTACGAATGCATAGAACTGTATGTTACTCTACCAGAAGTTCAAACCACACAAATGGTTGAGTCACAAGTCATTGATGCACTTGGAGACGAGCAAGCAGAGGTCGACGttgtagatgaagaagaagaagcaccggaAATAGAAGTTGATAACCTGGTAAACGACGAAAGTGAAGATGAACCGGAAGTTGTTGTACCACGAGATCAAGTGCATATGCCTCCAGTGCACATGAGGAACCTGAATTTTGATGGGGATGACGAACCATCGACTGATATTTTCTATGATCCATACACCCAAACAGATCAACGGTTAAAAGTAGGAGACAGATTtcgttctaaggaggcatgtatcATGGCCATAAAAAGATTTCATATGGCAAACAATGTTGATTTTAGAGTTGATCGCGCCAATGTCGAAAGGTACAAAATTTACTGTAGAAACACTGattgtggattcaggttgcatgcatcatacaggaAGAGAAGTGACTCATGGGTTATAGGATATATTTCCCAAGATCACACATGTGTTAACACAAATGTTTCACAAGATCACCGTAAGCTCAGTTATGACATCATTTGTCAAGAAATCTTGCCTCTAGTTGAAAAAGATCCATCGTTAAAGGTGAAAACGATAATCTCTCATATCGTTGCAACGTACAACTACACTCCGTCTTATAGAAAGGCGTGGCTGGCGAAGACCAAGGCGATCGAAGTTGTGTATGGAAATTGGGAGGATTCGTATAAACGACTCCCACATTTCTTATATGCGCTTCAAATTTATGCTCCTGGAACTGTTACTATTTTAGAGACCCTTCCGGCGCAATCTCCAGACGGAACATCACTTCAAGGAAAT ataAAGGACAGGGCTCTTCGGAAGACTCTTGTCAATGCCGGATATGCGTTGACTCAACCGACGTTCCAATATTATCGCCAAGAAATTGTAgcggcaaatccagatgcaggcagaTGGGTTGACAGTCTTGCTAGAGAGAAATGGACCAGATCATACGACAACGGGAAGCGATGGGGGCACATGACTACGAATCTTTTGGAGTCTATGAACGGGGTGTTTAAGGGCATCAGACACCTTCCAATTACTGCCTTGGTGGAagcaacatactataggatggCTTCTCTTTTCGCAAGAAGAG TTATCCGCTTCATTCACATAAACCCTTATTAA